One window of Candidatus Bathyarchaeota archaeon genomic DNA carries:
- a CDS encoding TRAM domain-containing protein — MVHRRVRGGKYKINYAGQPAPVEVGDELEVNIIDRCPSGDGMSRIRGYVIVVPKAKPRERVKIRVTQVQVDKKTATGQIIQ, encoded by the coding sequence ATGGTTCATAGAAGAGTAAGAGGCGGAAAATACAAGATAAATTACGCTGGTCAACCTGCCCCTGTCGAGGTAGGAGACGAATTAGAAGTCAACATAATCGACAGGTGCCCAAGCGGGGATGGGATGTCAAGAATTCGAGGCTACGTTATTGTTGTGCCGAAGGCTAAGCCAAGAGAGCGTGTAAAAATTAGGGTTACACAAGTCCAAGTTGACAAGAAAACCGCCACTGGTCAGATAATTCAGTAA